In Paenibacillus ihbetae, the following are encoded in one genomic region:
- a CDS encoding cohesin domain-containing protein: MNTSLRKMKKSLASLLSVTLAVSLFLSMSPAAAASELAPAGVTAAASKSVSMPLTNPGFEDSASGAAIPGWSSMFAVKEGEYTYAVSTENSHSGNQSLKITDTSQSNSVALMSGKLDITSGVTYTVTASVYMEESGTASLNLRYFDAADKSIAEKPLHNDTSKGFPVKQWTSASTSLEAPANAAYARIILYTTAYSRATAYYDDITMSYEQLVQLPGKLALSAPASAEQGDTLSTVLSLTEGADISSVTASIYYDPSMLEIAEVKPAGAFGDSKASFSSDKENGSIRLEGSLPDAIDGDSEIAVMTFNVIADSGSTWLILAKGARLNGMDSVSENVVKLITIGEDSGQPGASLDDFQFGEPEFRTLPISGVVGLMDGEAGIEDGKNVMYTTVKGIPPMFHVVDLDDYRVIRSLPLEGGGEVWNHEIAPDGTVYITSAGQLWAYSPVTKDVKKVYTHPTESVFWCLAIDEAGAVYIGAGPGGRVLKYDPVTKESRDYGIMVDGAGQQYVRSIDYSNGYIYAGTSHSKVYKVNVETGEKVEIASSLNETGYVYDLSIVDDKFLVIRYDTPQKRYIYDLEAGEWLDVVIEKSSSGLHLPKESLNGKIYFPADKKIKTFDIVTHEVADSGMEYETAFRGANWVQVADPDLPGTSLVTMNFSGIIVFFNPQTNTVKRYENILPPSATITHKFVNGPDGKIYVTGMQASKAAAYDIATNTAKTFSMGQAGAVESYGNRMYFGVYPGGDIYEYDLGQPDGTGNPKKLFTLGNGQDRIGASTLAGDKIYFGSVSTYGELGGAISVFDPTAADPSAAYRVFRNVVQDQSVVSLAYKDGKLYGSTSINGGMAVDPKAAEAKLFVWDTVKEEKILETTLDIPGLSNPPAIGGLTFGPDGLLWGGANGYVFALEPNTLQVIKYFNINPADSGTALRWGNYDLAWSKEGILLANLTKKLYAIDPATFEFIELADTESFTLGPDGHLYYAPSFNRTQMYRITMNMAKEPETPGNDRIRFDLAAPAETKTGETFEVTVKAADADLLYSVHSRISYDASKLELVDVAQAGQFAGEGTYMNTALEPGKAVVTSSLTGDRSVIGDTDVLTLSFKALNLIGNASVTLAAGSSWTLANADETGELHHISEDIVKQVSIVKAVAEDVNHDGTVDLLDVMMVAKFVGTAVNEATRGLDINGDGLIDIADLGLVVLKLHSAV; encoded by the coding sequence TTGAATACCAGCCTTCGAAAAATGAAGAAAAGCCTCGCTTCCCTGCTGTCCGTCACGCTGGCCGTTTCGCTATTTCTATCCATGTCTCCCGCTGCTGCAGCTTCTGAGCTTGCACCCGCGGGCGTTACGGCGGCGGCTTCCAAATCCGTCAGCATGCCTTTAACCAATCCTGGTTTTGAGGATAGCGCTTCTGGAGCCGCCATCCCGGGCTGGAGCAGCATGTTTGCTGTGAAGGAGGGTGAATATACCTATGCCGTTTCCACGGAGAACAGCCATAGCGGCAATCAGAGCCTGAAAATCACCGATACGTCGCAAAGCAATTCCGTCGCTCTCATGAGCGGCAAGCTTGATATTACGAGCGGTGTCACTTATACCGTGACCGCCTCGGTGTACATGGAGGAAAGCGGGACGGCAAGTCTGAACCTCCGCTACTTCGATGCGGCCGATAAATCCATTGCCGAAAAGCCGCTTCATAACGACACCTCGAAGGGCTTTCCCGTAAAGCAGTGGACCTCGGCATCTACAAGCCTGGAAGCGCCGGCGAATGCGGCATATGCCAGAATTATTTTATACACGACCGCTTACAGCCGGGCAACCGCTTATTATGACGACATTACGATGTCTTACGAACAACTGGTCCAGCTTCCGGGAAAGCTGGCGCTGTCCGCTCCAGCTAGCGCAGAACAAGGGGATACCCTCAGCACGGTGCTGAGCTTGACGGAAGGCGCGGACATTTCCAGCGTTACCGCCTCCATTTATTACGACCCCTCCATGCTGGAGATCGCCGAGGTGAAGCCTGCCGGTGCGTTTGGAGATTCGAAGGCCTCCTTCTCGTCTGATAAAGAGAATGGCAGCATTCGTCTGGAGGGGAGCCTGCCGGATGCCATCGATGGAGACAGCGAGATTGCCGTGATGACGTTCAACGTTATTGCGGATAGCGGAAGCACATGGCTCATCCTCGCCAAGGGAGCCCGGCTGAACGGCATGGATTCCGTCTCCGAAAATGTAGTGAAGCTGATTACGATCGGAGAAGATTCAGGGCAGCCTGGAGCAAGCCTCGACGACTTCCAATTCGGCGAGCCTGAGTTCAGAACGCTTCCGATTTCCGGCGTTGTCGGATTAATGGACGGCGAGGCCGGCATTGAGGACGGCAAGAACGTAATGTACACAACCGTAAAAGGCATCCCTCCGATGTTCCACGTCGTCGATCTCGATGACTACCGTGTCATCCGCAGCTTACCGCTTGAAGGCGGCGGCGAAGTGTGGAACCATGAAATCGCGCCGGACGGCACGGTGTATATCACTTCGGCCGGGCAGCTGTGGGCTTACTCCCCGGTTACGAAGGACGTCAAGAAAGTGTATACCCATCCGACCGAGAGCGTCTTCTGGTGTCTCGCCATCGATGAGGCAGGCGCTGTCTACATCGGCGCAGGACCCGGCGGACGGGTATTGAAGTATGATCCGGTCACCAAGGAGAGCCGCGACTACGGCATTATGGTTGATGGCGCCGGACAGCAGTACGTTCGATCCATCGATTACAGCAACGGGTATATTTACGCGGGGACATCCCACAGCAAAGTCTATAAAGTGAATGTCGAGACCGGGGAAAAGGTCGAAATCGCTTCCTCCCTGAACGAAACCGGGTATGTGTATGACTTGAGCATTGTTGACGACAAGTTCCTCGTCATCCGGTACGATACGCCGCAAAAACGCTACATTTATGATCTTGAAGCCGGGGAATGGCTCGATGTCGTGATCGAGAAGAGTTCGTCAGGCCTTCACCTGCCGAAGGAATCTCTGAACGGCAAAATTTACTTTCCGGCCGACAAAAAAATCAAAACCTTTGATATCGTAACACATGAAGTCGCCGATTCCGGAATGGAATACGAAACGGCGTTCCGGGGCGCGAATTGGGTGCAGGTCGCTGATCCCGATCTGCCGGGCACAAGCCTGGTTACGATGAATTTCAGCGGCATTATCGTGTTCTTCAATCCGCAGACGAATACCGTCAAGCGATATGAAAATATTTTACCGCCTTCAGCAACCATTACCCACAAATTCGTGAATGGCCCTGACGGCAAAATTTATGTTACCGGCATGCAGGCTTCCAAGGCCGCCGCCTATGATATTGCGACGAATACGGCCAAGACGTTCAGTATGGGGCAGGCCGGGGCGGTCGAGTCTTACGGCAACCGGATGTACTTCGGCGTTTACCCTGGCGGGGATATCTATGAATACGATCTGGGTCAACCGGACGGAACCGGCAATCCGAAGAAGCTGTTCACCCTGGGCAACGGGCAGGACCGAATCGGTGCAAGCACCCTTGCAGGCGACAAAATTTACTTTGGCTCCGTTTCAACCTACGGCGAGCTTGGAGGAGCCATCTCGGTATTTGATCCGACCGCAGCGGACCCTTCCGCAGCTTACCGCGTGTTCCGCAATGTGGTGCAGGACCAGAGCGTCGTTTCCCTAGCTTACAAAGACGGCAAGCTGTACGGGTCCACCAGCATTAACGGCGGTATGGCCGTTGATCCGAAGGCCGCGGAAGCTAAGCTGTTCGTGTGGGATACCGTTAAGGAGGAGAAGATTCTGGAGACGACGCTGGACATTCCCGGACTGTCCAACCCTCCTGCCATCGGCGGCCTCACCTTCGGTCCGGACGGACTGCTGTGGGGCGGCGCAAACGGTTATGTATTTGCGCTTGAGCCAAATACGCTGCAGGTCATCAAGTACTTTAACATTAATCCAGCCGACAGCGGCACCGCTCTTCGCTGGGGCAACTATGATCTGGCTTGGAGCAAGGAAGGCATTCTGCTTGCCAATCTGACAAAGAAGCTGTATGCAATCGATCCGGCTACGTTCGAGTTCATCGAGCTGGCCGATACCGAATCGTTCACGCTCGGGCCGGACGGCCATCTGTACTATGCCCCGTCCTTTAACCGGACTCAAATGTATCGGATTACGATGAATATGGCGAAGGAACCGGAAACCCCGGGGAACGATCGGATCCGGTTCGATCTCGCGGCACCTGCGGAAACCAAAACCGGTGAAACGTTTGAGGTGACCGTTAAAGCAGCGGATGCCGATCTTTTGTACAGCGTGCATTCGCGGATCAGCTACGATGCCTCCAAGCTGGAATTGGTCGACGTAGCACAAGCGGGCCAATTTGCAGGCGAAGGCACGTACATGAACACCGCCCTGGAGCCCGGCAAAGCCGTCGTTACATCCAGTCTGACCGGAGACCGGAGCGTCATCGGCGATACCGATGTGCTCACGCTCAGCTTCAAGGCGCTGAATCTGATAGGAAACGCCTCCGTTACGCTGGCTGCAGGCTCCTCCTGGACGTTGGCGAATGCGGACGAGACAGGCGAGCTCCATCACATCAGCGAAGATATCGTGAAGCAGGTGAGCATCGTCAAAGCCGTGGCGGAGGATGTCAACCATGACGGCACCGTCGATCTGCTGGATGTCATGATGGTCGCCAAGTTCGTGGGCACGGCCGTGAATGAGGCTACCCGGGGACTGGATATCAACGGCGACGGTCTGATCGATATCGCCGACCTGGGGCTGGTCGTCCTTAAGCTCCATTCTGCCGTTTAA
- a CDS encoding cohesin domain-containing protein — MRKQYGLAVMIVLLLVSLFAPYPASAAGGQLELVRVPNALKPGSKVKIRINASQVQDLYGLQFNLKFNSSQLRYEGMTISNQYINYPSSSQTKEGQVSAALIRKDSKDTSYKKKLQVAEVTFTALKPGAATLQLQEVKAVTTETYINEHGRNDLRTLPLETMKELSFQISPHPGKKSNSPS, encoded by the coding sequence TTGAGAAAGCAATACGGTTTGGCTGTCATGATCGTCCTTCTACTCGTCAGTCTGTTCGCCCCCTACCCTGCATCCGCGGCAGGCGGACAACTGGAGCTGGTGAGAGTGCCTAATGCCCTCAAGCCGGGATCCAAGGTCAAAATTCGCATAAACGCCTCGCAAGTACAGGATTTATATGGATTGCAGTTCAATCTAAAATTCAATTCCAGCCAACTTCGATATGAAGGGATGACGATTTCGAATCAGTATATCAACTACCCATCTAGTTCGCAGACCAAGGAGGGCCAAGTTTCCGCTGCGCTGATCCGCAAGGATAGCAAGGATACGTCCTATAAGAAGAAGCTGCAAGTCGCAGAAGTGACGTTTACTGCTTTAAAGCCGGGGGCAGCCACTCTTCAATTACAAGAGGTGAAAGCGGTTACAACAGAAACCTATATAAATGAACATGGCAGGAACGATCTTCGGACACTGCCCCTTGAGACGATGAAGGAGCTGTCGTTCCAAATCTCTCCCCACCCAGGCAAAAAGTCCAATTCTCCAAGCTAG
- a CDS encoding extracellular solute-binding protein: protein MSNKPDRVTFQKRLDEMVTTLRRDILTSVRPPGDYLPSELALAEQYMLSKKSVRKGLELLVEEGLITKEPRVGNRINAPAPVPRVSLKLGCYPSLEDEIDLKGLLEQFHASYPHISVDTVTLPYTNYPEAIQGYLENGWVDVLSLNTWNFREMLEHGELDRFLPQDPDPEAYSFLEDYLGQDGRLYARPITFSPVVLCYNKTLFRKWGMPEPDSSWSWKQLAETASHIRREHRLFGFYAHIASTNRFPILLLQKHFRFAQEQGGYRYDDPQLWQSLGMFRDIIYGQGLSASFLSESDGDAEKLFLQQKTAMVMTTYYGLKMLKQADFEYDLAPLPYEHSAKTLLLVTGLAVNRQSKQKEAAGLLVDFLSSAAAQLHIRKQTLSIPARKSSAEWEGPETMYRPSRFNLYREIVPTYSSYADLGITMEELHRLRQELKLFWANMEQAEDTAARLASRLGVKS from the coding sequence ATGAGCAACAAACCTGATCGTGTCACGTTTCAGAAGCGGTTGGATGAGATGGTAACCACGCTTCGGCGCGACATTCTTACCTCGGTCCGCCCGCCTGGGGACTATCTGCCTTCCGAGCTGGCGTTGGCAGAGCAATATATGCTTAGCAAAAAATCCGTCCGCAAGGGACTCGAGCTGCTTGTGGAGGAAGGATTGATAACGAAAGAGCCGCGCGTGGGCAACCGGATCAACGCCCCTGCCCCTGTGCCGAGGGTGTCGTTAAAGCTCGGCTGCTATCCTTCCCTGGAGGATGAGATCGACCTGAAAGGATTGCTTGAGCAGTTCCACGCGTCGTATCCCCACATCTCGGTGGATACCGTTACGCTGCCCTACACGAACTATCCTGAAGCGATTCAGGGGTATTTGGAAAACGGATGGGTGGATGTGCTTTCGCTAAATACGTGGAATTTCCGTGAAATGCTGGAGCACGGCGAACTGGATCGGTTTCTTCCGCAGGACCCGGACCCGGAGGCGTATTCGTTTCTGGAGGATTATCTGGGGCAAGACGGGCGGCTGTACGCCCGGCCGATCACGTTTTCGCCGGTAGTGCTGTGCTATAACAAAACCCTGTTCCGGAAATGGGGCATGCCGGAGCCGGATAGCAGCTGGTCATGGAAGCAGCTGGCGGAGACGGCGAGTCACATCCGGAGAGAGCATCGGTTGTTCGGCTTCTACGCGCATATCGCCTCCACGAACCGTTTCCCGATTCTATTGCTGCAGAAGCACTTTCGGTTCGCGCAAGAGCAAGGCGGATATCGCTATGATGATCCGCAGCTGTGGCAGAGCCTCGGCATGTTCCGGGATATCATCTACGGACAAGGCTTGTCGGCTTCGTTCCTGTCCGAATCCGACGGGGATGCCGAGAAGCTGTTTTTGCAGCAGAAGACTGCTATGGTGATGACGACGTACTATGGCTTAAAAATGCTGAAGCAAGCCGATTTCGAATATGATCTTGCTCCGCTGCCTTATGAGCATAGCGCGAAAACGCTGCTGCTTGTGACGGGTCTGGCTGTCAATCGGCAATCGAAGCAGAAGGAAGCGGCGGGCCTGTTGGTTGATTTTCTAAGCTCGGCCGCGGCCCAGCTGCATATCCGCAAGCAGACGCTGAGCATTCCGGCCCGGAAATCGTCGGCCGAATGGGAAGGCCCGGAAACGATGTATCGACCGTCGCGCTTTAACCTGTACCGCGAGATCGTCCCGACCTACAGCAGCTATGCGGACTTGGGCATCACGATGGAGGAGCTGCATCGGCTGCGGCAGGAGCTGAAGCTGTTTTGGGCGAATATGGAGCAGGCCGAGGATACCGCCGCACGTCTTGCAAGCAGGCTTGGAGTGAAATCCTGA
- a CDS encoding PadR family transcriptional regulator — MENLTEMLKGVLEGCVLEIISRHETYGYEITRRLNELGFTEVVEGTVYTILVRLEKKQLVNIEKKPSDMGPPRKFYSLNEAGRQELALFWQKWGFVSSKINVLKST; from the coding sequence ATGGAGAATTTAACCGAAATGCTGAAGGGTGTGCTTGAAGGCTGCGTGCTTGAAATCATCAGCCGCCATGAAACCTATGGCTACGAGATCACCCGACGACTGAACGAGCTTGGGTTTACTGAGGTTGTTGAGGGGACGGTCTATACCATCCTCGTGCGATTGGAGAAGAAACAACTGGTGAACATCGAAAAGAAGCCGTCAGATATGGGGCCGCCCCGCAAATTCTACTCCCTTAATGAGGCCGGGCGCCAGGAGCTTGCATTGTTTTGGCAAAAATGGGGGTTCGTATCATCCAAAATCAACGTCTTGAAGTCAACCTAG
- a CDS encoding DUF1048 domain-containing protein, with amino-acid sequence MMEMFKKMIGDKKEYKMMMARVEALPEDYQFVFKKIQSYMWNFASGNGMDMLQMQYELIDLFEAGAAEGRHVLDITGDDVASFADELVTNAKTYVAKYREDMNQSIMQRLGKK; translated from the coding sequence TTGATGGAAATGTTCAAAAAAATGATTGGCGATAAAAAGGAGTACAAGATGATGATGGCACGGGTTGAAGCCCTGCCCGAGGACTATCAGTTTGTGTTTAAGAAAATTCAAAGCTACATGTGGAATTTCGCATCAGGCAATGGGATGGATATGCTGCAAATGCAGTATGAATTGATCGACTTGTTCGAAGCCGGTGCGGCAGAAGGCAGGCATGTGCTGGACATCACGGGTGACGACGTGGCTTCCTTTGCTGATGAGCTGGTCACAAATGCTAAAACCTATGTCGCCAAGTATCGGGAAGATATGAATCAGAGCATCATGCAGCGTTTGGGAAAAAAGTAA
- a CDS encoding ABC transporter ATP-binding protein, with protein sequence MTNAAISVKGLKKSFKGKEVLKGVDFEVRRGEIFALLGSNGAGKTTTVNILSTLMKPDGGEARICGSDVQRQPDQVRQSISLTGQFAALDGMHTGRENLIMIAKLRGVSNPAQVADHLLAKFSLTEAAGRRADQYSGGMKRRLDIAMSLIGSPAVIFLDEPTTGLDPEARIEVWNTVKELAGSGTTILLTTQYLEEAEQLADRIAILHGGKIIKSGTLAELKEMFPPAKVEYIEKQPTLEEIFLAIIGKKEEM encoded by the coding sequence ATGACAAATGCAGCGATTTCTGTAAAAGGGTTGAAGAAATCCTTTAAAGGCAAGGAGGTCTTAAAAGGTGTGGATTTCGAGGTGCGGCGTGGCGAAATTTTCGCGCTGCTGGGCTCCAATGGAGCGGGCAAAACGACGACGGTCAACATCCTCTCGACGCTGATGAAGCCCGATGGCGGCGAAGCGCGTATTTGCGGCTCTGACGTCCAGCGACAACCGGATCAGGTTCGCCAGAGCATCAGCCTGACAGGACAGTTTGCGGCTTTGGACGGCATGCATACAGGAAGGGAAAACCTCATCATGATCGCCAAGCTGAGGGGCGTTTCCAATCCCGCGCAGGTAGCCGACCATCTGCTTGCCAAATTCAGCCTGACCGAAGCCGCAGGCCGCCGGGCGGACCAGTATTCCGGCGGGATGAAGCGCCGGCTTGACATCGCCATGAGCTTAATCGGGAGTCCAGCCGTCATTTTCCTCGACGAACCGACCACAGGACTTGACCCTGAGGCACGGATTGAGGTTTGGAATACCGTCAAGGAGCTTGCTGGCAGCGGCACGACCATCTTGCTGACGACCCAGTATCTGGAGGAAGCGGAACAACTGGCGGACCGTATCGCCATCCTGCATGGCGGAAAAATCATCAAGTCCGGCACCCTTGCCGAACTCAAAGAGATGTTCCCGCCAGCGAAAGTGGAGTACATTGAGAAGCAGCCGACCTTGGAGGAAATTTTCCTGGCGATCATCGGCAAAAAGGAGGAGATGTAA
- a CDS encoding ABC transporter permease has product MKSRTGALLGRLMRNIMRSPDTIITVAITPIMMMLLFVYVFGGAIETGTANYVNYLLPGILLMAIASGVSYTAFRLFGDVKSGLMARFITMPIKRSSVLWAHVLTSLVSNALTVVVVFLVALLMGFRSSAHILDWLAVAGILGLFTLALTWLAVIPGLTAKTMEGATAFSYPLIFLPFISSAFVPTETMPKVVRAFAENQPVTSIVNAIRALLYEGSVGNDIWIALAWCVGIMVIAYFFAIKAFKRQLA; this is encoded by the coding sequence ATGAAAAGCAGAACAGGAGCATTACTGGGACGATTAATGCGCAATATCATGCGCAGCCCCGATACGATTATTACGGTGGCGATTACGCCGATTATGATGATGCTGTTGTTTGTCTACGTATTTGGCGGCGCGATCGAGACAGGCACGGCCAACTACGTTAATTATTTATTGCCGGGAATTCTGCTGATGGCGATCGCGTCCGGCGTCTCTTATACAGCCTTCCGGCTGTTTGGGGATGTAAAGAGCGGGCTGATGGCGCGTTTCATAACCATGCCGATCAAGCGCTCGTCGGTATTATGGGCGCATGTGTTGACGTCGCTTGTTTCCAATGCGCTTACGGTGGTGGTGGTTTTCCTCGTCGCGCTTCTGATGGGCTTCCGTTCTAGCGCTCATATCCTGGATTGGCTCGCGGTAGCCGGGATACTCGGATTGTTTACGCTGGCGCTGACGTGGCTGGCGGTCATTCCCGGCTTGACAGCAAAGACTATGGAAGGGGCGACGGCCTTCTCGTACCCGCTAATCTTCTTGCCGTTTATCAGTTCGGCCTTTGTCCCTACCGAAACCATGCCTAAAGTTGTCCGTGCTTTCGCTGAGAACCAGCCCGTAACCTCCATCGTGAATGCGATTCGCGCCCTCCTGTATGAAGGATCCGTCGGCAACGATATCTGGATCGCGCTTGCCTGGTGCGTGGGGATCATGGTCATCGCTTACTTTTTCGCTATTAAAGCATTTAAACGCCAGTTAGCGTAA
- a CDS encoding LacI family DNA-binding transcriptional regulator, translating to MANIKEIAKLAGVSVSTVSRVLNNHPYVSEEKRARVLATMKQLKYARNMNAVHLITGRTMNIAIMLPFINHAYFSLLMEGAGQEALAASYRLILCQTGYAQDKEVEVLEMLRNREIDGIIILSSAVTPEQIEAYCPYGPIVCCLDAGERLFSSIYINHAEAFRRAMHYLIDRGHRRIGFTVGRLDSPSTRARKAAYEEVLEEIGEPSREEWILDGCIDLEDGAAIMDRLTEMEERPSALLVTGDHVAAGLIYEAEKRGLSIPRELAVIGFDNQPIGKMLGLTTIDNRLLDMGAEAFKIVYAHIQGERKDPVRKELPFELIERSSV from the coding sequence ATGGCCAATATCAAAGAAATCGCGAAGCTTGCGGGCGTGTCGGTATCCACGGTATCCCGGGTGCTCAATAATCATCCCTATGTCAGCGAGGAAAAGCGTGCGCGGGTCCTGGCGACGATGAAGCAGCTGAAGTATGCGCGCAATATGAACGCTGTTCACCTCATTACGGGCAGAACGATGAATATCGCCATCATGCTGCCGTTCATTAATCATGCGTACTTCTCCTTGCTGATGGAGGGGGCCGGACAAGAAGCGCTGGCGGCAAGCTACCGGCTTATTCTTTGTCAGACGGGTTATGCGCAGGATAAAGAAGTGGAAGTGCTGGAGATGCTGCGAAACCGGGAAATTGACGGAATCATTATTCTATCGTCCGCCGTTACCCCGGAGCAGATCGAAGCCTACTGTCCATATGGCCCGATTGTGTGCTGTCTGGATGCCGGTGAACGATTATTTTCTTCTATATATATTAATCATGCGGAGGCTTTCCGGCGTGCTATGCATTATCTGATTGACCGGGGCCACCGCCGAATCGGGTTTACGGTAGGGAGGCTGGACAGCCCGAGCACGAGAGCCCGTAAAGCAGCCTATGAAGAGGTGCTGGAAGAAATCGGAGAGCCTTCCCGTGAGGAATGGATACTGGATGGCTGCATTGATCTTGAGGATGGCGCGGCCATTATGGACCGGCTAACGGAAATGGAAGAGCGGCCAAGCGCCCTGCTCGTGACGGGGGACCATGTGGCGGCCGGCTTGATCTACGAAGCGGAGAAGCGGGGTTTATCCATCCCGCGGGAGCTTGCGGTCATTGGATTCGACAATCAACCCATCGGCAAAATGCTGGGGCTCACGACGATCGACAACCGATTGCTCGATATGGGTGCCGAGGCTTTCAAAATCGTGTATGCCCATATTCAAGGGGAGCGGAAAGACCCGGTGCGAAAGGAGCTGCCATTCGAATTGATTGAACGCTCGTCGGTATAG
- a CDS encoding prenyltransferase, whose product MDVLNQFKKASRIQVIPVMLIPVALGALGAYVWTSRFHIGLFLLTLFGSGAAHLFSNMVNDLWDYKNGTDTEAQEHVDAISTNSGFLTKGIWSIRKFEIVTWTLFGIAALCGIILSLISGWWALLFGALGGLIAYFYVAPPVRFGYRGKGYSEIAILLSFGILPVMGAFYVQTSTMDLRALLLSLPIGLLTTLILFNHHFLHWQADRQAGKRTLVVVWGEKRALTFSRALLLLACLSLVACVLAGALPPYAIIALLTVIPLYLVYGRLKDSNRSEAYLPLMGASTMTTMRCGGVLILSLLVQGIIQAF is encoded by the coding sequence GTGGATGTCCTGAATCAGTTCAAAAAAGCTTCCCGTATCCAAGTCATTCCGGTCATGCTCATTCCGGTTGCTTTGGGGGCGCTCGGAGCTTACGTATGGACAAGCCGTTTCCATATCGGGCTTTTTTTATTGACCTTGTTCGGAAGCGGGGCTGCCCATTTGTTCTCCAATATGGTGAACGATTTGTGGGACTATAAGAACGGGACCGATACGGAGGCCCAGGAGCACGTCGATGCGATCTCCACGAATTCCGGTTTTCTGACCAAGGGGATCTGGTCCATCCGCAAATTCGAGATCGTTACCTGGACGCTGTTCGGAATTGCCGCATTATGCGGGATTATTCTGAGCTTGATCAGCGGCTGGTGGGCGCTTCTGTTCGGCGCGCTCGGCGGGCTCATCGCTTATTTTTACGTGGCGCCGCCCGTTCGGTTCGGATACCGGGGCAAGGGCTACAGCGAAATTGCGATCCTATTGTCCTTCGGTATTTTGCCTGTAATGGGAGCGTTCTATGTCCAGACTTCAACCATGGATCTTCGTGCGCTGCTGTTGTCGCTGCCGATCGGGCTGCTCACGACCTTGATTCTGTTCAATCATCACTTCCTGCATTGGCAGGCGGATCGTCAGGCCGGAAAGAGAACGCTCGTGGTCGTATGGGGGGAGAAGCGGGCACTGACGTTCTCGCGTGCACTGCTGCTGCTGGCCTGTCTGTCCTTGGTTGCATGCGTCCTTGCCGGGGCGCTTCCGCCTTATGCGATTATCGCTCTGCTGACCGTTATTCCGCTCTATCTTGTGTATGGAAGACTGAAGGATAGCAACCGTTCCGAAGCTTACTTGCCGCTGATGGGCGCGTCAACGATGACAACGATGCGCTGCGGCGGCGTGTTGATCCTGTCGTTGCTTGTCCAAGGCATAATCCAGGCATTCTAA
- a CDS encoding DUF6081 family protein yields MEQQRVFGDFHTILSEGKVWKIGGFPLPDGSFWEYREPNAVVIVRNGILYVRAPLSRQNDQIQILDNAKHMYYSVEEVEVPESGEVTFELQIRARTQGTVPGDLYDGYVSLNLLDFSTGAALDFFASNDKYASVYAVLPFPGVQVPESDKTRFFCIFKEEDTHFKPQEFNTYKITYNRSEDEAVFYVNGQEVRRENNIPIKFNKFTIALGIMTEKDLTPQGSVSVHGQTVIAEYSPVTVTIKE; encoded by the coding sequence ATGGAACAACAACGCGTTTTTGGTGATTTTCATACCATCCTGTCCGAGGGCAAGGTGTGGAAGATCGGCGGCTTTCCGCTGCCGGACGGTTCGTTCTGGGAATACCGGGAGCCCAACGCCGTCGTTATCGTACGCAATGGCATCCTGTATGTGCGCGCGCCGCTGAGCCGTCAGAACGATCAGATTCAGATTCTCGACAATGCCAAGCATATGTATTATTCCGTGGAAGAGGTTGAGGTGCCGGAATCGGGCGAAGTGACCTTCGAGCTCCAGATCCGTGCCCGTACGCAAGGCACCGTTCCCGGCGATTTGTACGACGGCTATGTATCTTTGAATCTGCTGGATTTCTCCACCGGAGCCGCCCTCGACTTCTTCGCTTCGAACGATAAGTATGCCAGCGTGTATGCGGTGCTGCCTTTCCCTGGCGTGCAGGTGCCGGAATCGGATAAAACCCGCTTTTTCTGCATTTTTAAAGAGGAAGACACGCACTTCAAACCGCAGGAATTCAACACGTACAAAATCACCTATAACCGCAGCGAGGACGAGGCAGTATTCTACGTGAACGGACAGGAAGTCCGTCGGGAGAACAACATCCCAATCAAATTCAACAAGTTCACGATTGCCCTTGGCATCATGACGGAGAAGGATCTGACACCGCAGGGCAGCGTGTCGGTCCATGGCCAAACCGTCATAGCCGAGTACTCCCCGGTTACGGTAACCATCAAGGAATAG